The Candidatus Bathyarchaeota archaeon genomic interval GGTCAGATGCTTATCCAGATGAGTTAAGTGGAGGGATGCAACAAAAAGTCGCTACCGCAAGAGCGCTTACCTCAGGGGCTAACCTGTTACTCTTAGACGAGCCCCTAGGTGCACTTGATGCTAGAGTCCGAGCAGAACTTCGGCACGAATTGAGAAGGTTGGTAAAAGATCTAGGACTAACTGCTTTACATGTCACCCACGATCAAGAAGAAGCCATGGCGATTTCCGACCGAATCGTAATTATGAAGAAGGGACGAGTTATAGAAACTGGAACGCCGGAAGAACTTTATACTAAACCGAAAACAATTTTTGGCGCAAACTTCGTCGGTGAAGCAAATTTCATGGAGGGCAGAATTACCAAGCTAGGTGAAAATGAAGTGGGAGTAGAAGTGCGTGGGGGTTTAATTATACGTACTTCTAACAAACATTATAACCCTGAAGAGAAAGTTGTGATTGCGGTAAGACCAGAATATATAACCCTTGAAGTCGGAGAGAAACCGCAACTTAATGGATTATTCGGTTACATTGAAAAACGACAGTTTCTAGGTGGCTTCGTACGTTATGAGGTCAGACTAGATAATGAGGATAGGCTCGCTGTACACATGCCCTCAGCGCTGGATATAGGTTTACTTGACATTAACACACGGGTTACGAGCTACATCAATCCAGAAAACGTTCTTGTATACGCATATCCAGCAGAGGGCTTAAAAACCGCGTTGGCACTCGAATAAGAGAGGAGAGCTATATTTGAGAACAAATAAAACCGGGGAAGAACTTTTCGATTGGTTTGTAAGAAGAAGAAAGACACTCGCCCTTAAAATGACAATTGAACACCTCGGGAAAATTGAAGATACTACAGTTGAACT includes:
- a CDS encoding ABC transporter ATP-binding protein translates to MPEVKLVNITKKYGKVIAVDNVNLQIRDKEYVTILGPSGCGKTTIIKIIAGIIDPDEGEVYINGKKVNEVPPEDRGVGYVFQNIVLFPNMNVWDNITYGPRVKNWNQTQSSKLAREMLELIRLTVRSDAYPDELSGGMQQKVATARALTSGANLLLLDEPLGALDARVRAELRHELRRLVKDLGLTALHVTHDQEEAMAISDRIVIMKKGRVIETGTPEELYTKPKTIFGANFVGEANFMEGRITKLGENEVGVEVRGGLIIRTSNKHYNPEEKVVIAVRPEYITLEVGEKPQLNGLFGYIEKRQFLGGFVRYEVRLDNEDRLAVHMPSALDIGLLDINTRVTSYINPENVLVYAYPAEGLKTALALE